One stretch of Acidobacteriota bacterium DNA includes these proteins:
- the arfB gene encoding alternative ribosome rescue aminoacyl-tRNA hydrolase ArfB: MASKLRDLRISPRRLLPAGLLSTTFSRSGGPGGQHVNKVETRVDLRLDLEGAAEVIGNPSVERIRTKLATRLDRQGNLRVVSGKHRLQGQNLEAALDRMETLIREALARPRKRLPTEPTGGSRERRLADKKRRGRLKKDRTTPPEE; this comes from the coding sequence ATGGCATCGAAGCTGCGAGACCTGCGGATTTCACCGAGGCGTCTGCTGCCTGCCGGACTGCTGAGTACGACATTCTCCCGCTCGGGAGGGCCGGGAGGCCAGCACGTCAACAAGGTGGAGACCAGGGTGGACCTTCGGTTGGACCTTGAAGGCGCCGCCGAAGTAATCGGCAATCCCTCGGTGGAACGCATCCGAACCAAGCTGGCGACTCGGCTCGACCGGCAGGGCAATCTGCGGGTCGTCAGCGGCAAGCATCGCCTCCAGGGTCAAAACCTGGAAGCAGCCCTGGACAGGATGGAGACCCTGATCCGGGAGGCTCTGGCCCGGCCCCGCAAGCGCCTCCCCACCGAACCCACCGGAGGGAGCCGCGAGCGCCGCCTTGCCGACAAGAAGCGCAGGGGGCGGCTGAAGAAGGACCGCACCACGCCGCCTGAGGAGTAG
- a CDS encoding PfkB family carbohydrate kinase → MVDVVGLGCCCFDLLGVVPHMPGPDEEIRMLETRQQGGGEVATALVTLARLGCSVACAGKVGDDAFGNFIRRELDQFGVDTSHLLVEPGALSQASVVLVDRATGQRSILACVPTFSELLPSQLPPGLIEQARVLHLDGIHRAAAVAAAGRARRAGVPVVLDADVLALEGDISEVLRRTDVLIASLAFAGSFAKTEDPDRAIDRLLDYGPSVVLVTLGEQGCRGQAEGRRFQHPAFPVEAVDTTGAGDVFHGAFIYGMLQQWELMKTVEFASAVAAIKCRRLGGRTGIPDRQQALRFLRDRNSRYFQTDGPEGSQP, encoded by the coding sequence ATGGTTGACGTGGTGGGATTGGGGTGTTGCTGCTTCGACCTGCTGGGTGTGGTGCCGCACATGCCGGGGCCGGATGAGGAGATCCGCATGCTCGAGACCCGGCAGCAGGGAGGTGGCGAGGTGGCCACCGCCCTGGTCACCCTGGCGCGATTGGGGTGCTCGGTGGCCTGCGCCGGCAAGGTCGGTGACGACGCCTTCGGCAACTTCATTCGCAGGGAACTGGATCAATTCGGGGTCGACACCAGCCACCTCCTGGTGGAGCCAGGCGCTCTCTCCCAGGCCTCGGTCGTGCTGGTGGACCGAGCCACCGGGCAGCGCAGCATTCTGGCCTGCGTGCCCACCTTTAGCGAGTTGCTGCCGTCGCAGTTGCCGCCGGGGTTGATCGAGCAGGCCAGGGTCCTGCACCTGGACGGGATTCACCGAGCAGCCGCAGTGGCAGCCGCCGGGCGGGCCCGGCGGGCGGGGGTGCCGGTGGTGCTGGATGCCGATGTTCTGGCCCTGGAAGGCGACATCTCCGAGGTGCTGCGGCGGACAGACGTCCTGATTGCCTCGCTGGCCTTTGCCGGCTCTTTTGCCAAAACAGAAGACCCGGACCGGGCCATCGACCGCTTGCTGGACTACGGACCTTCGGTGGTGCTGGTCACCCTGGGGGAACAGGGCTGTCGCGGACAGGCTGAGGGGCGGAGGTTCCAGCATCCCGCCTTTCCGGTGGAGGCGGTGGATACCACCGGGGCGGGCGATGTCTTCCACGGTGCCTTTATCTACGGGATGCTGCAGCAGTGGGAACTGATGAAAACGGTCGAGTTCGCCTCGGCGGTGGCGGCCATCAAGTGCAGGCGGCTGGGGGGCCGAACCGGCATTCCCGATCGACAACAGGCCCTTCGATTTCTCCGGGACAGGAATTCACGCTACTTTCAAACGGATGGGCCGGAAGGGAGCCAGCCATGA
- a CDS encoding TlpA disulfide reductase family protein, whose amino-acid sequence MTFQLSHPILRFLTVAALVLLLLPAVSLSGTAENRRPDRSKRLRFERPLPEFELKDLKGRTWTLSDLKGRVTLINVWATWCAPCRVELPYVQRLHEAFENVPGLQVLTLNLDEDPRLVPGYMQAGGYTFPVIRSFQLAEKIHPVSEVPQNWLIDPKGRRSVQSLNGHGEVWLRRVRALMERVLGKP is encoded by the coding sequence ATGACATTCCAGCTATCTCACCCCATCCTCCGCTTTCTGACGGTGGCAGCCTTGGTGCTGTTGCTGCTCCCCGCGGTCAGTCTCTCCGGTACTGCCGAGAACCGAAGGCCCGATCGCTCGAAAAGGCTGAGGTTCGAGCGACCGCTGCCCGAGTTCGAGCTGAAGGACCTGAAGGGAAGGACCTGGACGCTGTCTGACCTGAAGGGAAGGGTGACCCTGATCAACGTCTGGGCCACCTGGTGCGCTCCCTGCCGGGTGGAGCTCCCCTACGTGCAGAGGCTCCACGAGGCTTTCGAGAACGTCCCCGGGTTGCAGGTGCTGACTCTCAACCTGGACGAGGACCCAAGACTGGTCCCGGGATACATGCAAGCCGGCGGTTACACCTTTCCGGTGATCCGCTCCTTCCAGTTGGCCGAGAAGATTCATCCCGTCAGCGAGGTTCCGCAGAACTGGCTCATCGATCCCAAGGGGAGGCGGTCGGTGCAGAGCTTGAATGGGCATGGGGAAGTGTGGCTGCGGCGGGTTCGGGCCCTGATGGAAAGGGTGCTGGGGAAGCCGTAG
- a CDS encoding 2-amino-3,7-dideoxy-D-threo-hept-6-ulosonate synthase: MSKERTVDVGKKVRYDRIVNPGTGKTVMIPLDHGVILGPMAGIEDPRETVRRVVAGGADAVIFNAGMAGNLYPKYANRCGSVFNLSNIITGENDLTLISSVEYALKQAADAISVQVMVGSPHERHMLDNFRRVTEECQRWSLPLLAMMYPTEELLKQRGAEAELLAARAGAELGADIVKTSYTGDPRTFEKLVATCPVPVVVAGGPRKGTTLDMLEMVRAAMDCGAAGVALGRNVWQSSDPARTTRALADIIHRGKKPDELEGAWE; this comes from the coding sequence ATGAGCAAGGAACGAACCGTCGACGTCGGCAAGAAGGTCCGCTACGATCGCATTGTCAATCCCGGTACCGGCAAAACAGTGATGATCCCTCTGGACCATGGCGTCATCCTGGGCCCCATGGCGGGTATCGAGGACCCCCGTGAAACGGTGCGGCGAGTGGTGGCCGGGGGGGCCGACGCCGTCATCTTCAACGCGGGAATGGCGGGGAACCTCTACCCCAAGTACGCGAACCGCTGCGGCTCGGTCTTCAATCTGAGCAATATCATCACCGGCGAAAACGACCTCACCCTGATCAGCAGCGTCGAGTACGCCCTGAAGCAGGCCGCCGACGCCATTTCGGTTCAGGTCATGGTGGGCTCGCCCCACGAGAGGCACATGCTCGACAACTTCCGCCGGGTGACCGAGGAGTGCCAACGCTGGAGCCTCCCCCTGCTGGCCATGATGTACCCGACCGAGGAGCTGCTGAAGCAGCGTGGCGCCGAGGCCGAGTTGCTGGCGGCTCGCGCCGGGGCCGAGTTGGGCGCCGACATCGTCAAGACCTCCTATACGGGAGACCCGCGGACTTTCGAGAAGCTGGTGGCCACCTGCCCGGTACCGGTGGTGGTGGCGGGGGGACCCAGGAAGGGGACCACCCTTGACATGCTGGAGATGGTCAGGGCGGCCATGGATTGCGGAGCCGCCGGGGTGGCTCTGGGGCGAAACGTCTGGCAGAGTTCCGACCCGGCCCGAACCACCCGCGCCTTGGCGGACATCATCCATCGGGGGAAGAAACCGGACGAGCTTGAGGGTGCATGGGAGTGA
- a CDS encoding type II toxin-antitoxin system VapC family toxin, giving the protein MARLLLDTHTVLWWLTDPDELHRDAFQSIECQQNEVFVSSVSGWEIAVKRALGKLKAPDNLEAAVKAQDFIPLNLTFLHAEQAGALPPHHGDPFDRMLIAQAQVEGLILVTRDIRIPRYGIRTMSA; this is encoded by the coding sequence GTGGCGCGTCTACTGCTGGATACTCACACCGTCCTATGGTGGTTGACCGACCCCGATGAACTACACAGAGACGCTTTTCAATCCATTGAGTGCCAACAGAACGAGGTTTTTGTCAGCTCGGTCAGCGGCTGGGAGATCGCCGTCAAGCGGGCGCTGGGGAAACTGAAGGCTCCAGATAATCTGGAAGCGGCGGTCAAGGCACAAGACTTCATCCCTCTGAATCTCACGTTTCTTCACGCCGAGCAGGCGGGCGCGCTTCCGCCGCATCACGGAGACCCGTTCGACCGAATGCTGATCGCGCAGGCTCAGGTGGAGGGACTGATCCTCGTCACCCGGGATATTCGAATTCCCCGCTATGGGATTCGCACGATGAGCGCCTGA
- a CDS encoding type II toxin-antitoxin system prevent-host-death family antitoxin — MKKVNMHEAKSQLSRLGKLAWDGEQIVIAKAGEPYLRLVPYRERKVRRKPGALKGQIWIAPDFDETPQEVIDSFYNSKIFPDEDE, encoded by the coding sequence ATGAAGAAAGTCAACATGCACGAAGCCAAGTCGCAGCTCTCGCGGCTGGGAAAGTTGGCCTGGGACGGCGAGCAGATCGTGATCGCCAAGGCCGGCGAGCCTTATCTGCGCCTGGTGCCCTACCGTGAGCGGAAAGTCAGGCGCAAACCTGGGGCGCTGAAGGGACAAATCTGGATTGCTCCGGATTTTGACGAGACTCCCCAGGAAGTGATCGATTCGTTCTACAACTCCAAAATCTTTCCGGACGAAGACGAATAG
- a CDS encoding M20 family metallopeptidase encodes MGETWTRSQDEVLATLQDVVAIESVNPGLPGGQRGESAMVEYLSEFFDAAGMSCETREVLPGRSNFIGTLEGRDPQRVLLFECHMDTASVGVMTIPPFEPHIRDGLLYGRGSCDTKAGGVAMIHAMKRLKESGQVPPCTIQFAGAVDEEYLFRGALSLAATVKSEAVVVAEPTDLAVIRAHKGLARFRIRVEGVAAHSSKPYLGINAIVKMARLITDIERDILPSLQRKDHPLTGGPTLNIGVIHGGAQVNFVPHECVVEVDRRTIPGESPQDTLAEFEEALERARAADPELKVSLEEPFLLDNAMETSEDSPVVQAACQASQAVLGNSTVAGVPYGTDASKFTSVGTPAIVLGPGSIDQAHGAVEWVECRQVLQATEIYQSMMVNFS; translated from the coding sequence ATGGGGGAAACCTGGACTCGCAGCCAAGACGAGGTGCTGGCCACGCTGCAGGACGTGGTGGCCATTGAAAGCGTCAATCCCGGATTGCCCGGCGGCCAGAGGGGCGAATCGGCGATGGTAGAATACCTCTCCGAATTCTTCGACGCGGCCGGAATGAGCTGCGAAACCCGGGAGGTGCTGCCGGGGCGAAGCAACTTCATCGGCACCCTGGAAGGCCGGGACCCCCAACGGGTGCTCCTGTTCGAGTGTCACATGGACACGGCCTCGGTGGGGGTCATGACCATCCCTCCCTTCGAGCCCCATATACGGGACGGTCTCCTTTACGGACGGGGGTCCTGCGACACCAAGGCCGGCGGCGTGGCCATGATCCACGCCATGAAGCGCCTCAAGGAATCGGGCCAAGTCCCCCCCTGCACCATTCAGTTTGCGGGGGCGGTGGACGAGGAGTATCTCTTTCGCGGCGCCCTTAGCCTGGCGGCCACGGTGAAATCGGAGGCAGTGGTGGTGGCCGAGCCCACCGACCTGGCGGTGATCCGCGCCCACAAGGGATTGGCCCGTTTTCGCATCCGGGTGGAGGGAGTGGCGGCCCACAGCTCCAAGCCCTATCTGGGGATCAACGCCATCGTCAAGATGGCCCGGCTGATCACCGACATCGAAAGAGACATCCTGCCCAGCCTGCAGCGGAAAGACCACCCCCTGACCGGCGGCCCCACCCTCAACATCGGGGTGATCCACGGGGGCGCCCAGGTGAATTTCGTGCCTCACGAGTGCGTGGTGGAGGTGGACCGCCGCACCATTCCGGGAGAGTCCCCCCAAGACACGCTGGCGGAATTCGAAGAAGCGCTGGAGCGGGCTCGGGCGGCCGACCCCGAGTTGAAGGTGAGCCTGGAAGAGCCCTTCCTTCTGGACAACGCCATGGAAACTTCCGAGGATTCCCCCGTCGTGCAAGCAGCCTGCCAGGCCTCCCAAGCGGTCCTGGGCAACTCCACCGTTGCGGGCGTCCCCTACGGCACCGACGCCAGCAAGTTCACTTCGGTGGGAACTCCGGCCATCGTGCTGGGTCCCGGCAGCATCGACCAGGCGCACGGGGCCGTGGAATGGGTGGAGTGCCGGCAAGTCCTGCAGGCCACCGAGATCTATCAGTCCATGATGGTGAACTTCAGCTAA
- a CDS encoding dihydrodipicolinate synthase family protein, producing MDFDKARRRLSGCYVTVPTLFHDDAELSLNLEGIRRHVGFLLGGGLKSGNAVFLAGGAAGDFSTMTFEERVVVAKTVVEAVEGRAPVAMGAQTTSTAELRRLARAARDLGANYIQVSCPFYFGHSEEDFYEYVVAAAEAADVGIIVYNTFWTSTGVSLGLVGRLAEIPNVVGLKWATPHPNWMSFEQVVQAYGRRFSVIDNQMHFVASHILGARGFEVHVCNYWPEWGARLIEQMKRKDYPEVQDMLTRAAQPFMKLWSQIEQEYTSGDGYLDKLCMELVGLPSSRCRPPTRDVRERYREAARRMLLQAGVPRVQGSA from the coding sequence ATGGATTTCGATAAGGCCCGACGACGCTTGTCCGGTTGCTACGTCACCGTCCCCACACTGTTTCACGACGACGCCGAGCTGTCGTTGAACCTGGAAGGAATCCGGAGGCACGTGGGTTTCCTGCTGGGGGGAGGCCTCAAGAGCGGCAACGCCGTCTTCCTGGCTGGGGGCGCCGCCGGCGATTTCTCCACCATGACCTTTGAGGAGCGGGTGGTCGTGGCCAAAACGGTGGTCGAGGCGGTGGAGGGACGGGCCCCGGTAGCCATGGGAGCCCAGACCACCAGCACCGCCGAGCTGCGCCGTTTGGCCCGGGCCGCCCGGGACCTCGGCGCCAACTACATCCAAGTCTCCTGTCCCTTCTACTTCGGCCATTCCGAAGAGGACTTCTACGAATACGTGGTCGCGGCCGCTGAAGCCGCCGATGTCGGCATCATCGTCTACAACACCTTCTGGACCAGCACCGGGGTCTCTCTGGGCCTGGTCGGCAGGCTGGCGGAAATACCCAACGTGGTGGGTCTCAAGTGGGCCACGCCCCACCCGAACTGGATGTCCTTCGAGCAGGTGGTGCAAGCCTACGGCCGGCGGTTTTCGGTGATCGACAACCAGATGCACTTCGTGGCAAGCCACATACTGGGGGCCCGAGGCTTCGAGGTCCACGTCTGCAACTACTGGCCGGAGTGGGGAGCCCGGCTGATCGAGCAAATGAAACGGAAGGACTACCCGGAGGTTCAGGACATGTTGACCCGGGCAGCGCAACCCTTCATGAAGCTTTGGTCGCAGATCGAGCAGGAGTACACCTCGGGCGACGGCTATCTGGACAAGCTGTGCATGGAGCTGGTGGGCCTGCCTTCCAGCCGCTGCCGCCCTCCCACCCGCGACGTCCGGGAACGCTACCGGGAAGCGGCTCGCCGAATGCTCCTTCAGGCCGGAGTGCCCAGGGTCCAGGGGTCTGCCTGA
- a CDS encoding FAD-dependent oxidoreductase — protein sequence MPKRIAIIGAGISGLGVAWALNRHPDRFDFRLYEANDRIGGNAVTVDMPQADGTSIPFDISVTACIPRVYHHIVQFMKQHRIQLIDTRFSYSVKYQDEIYAHDLDTTIRRKLQPEIVKFQKVLAFLKTFNWLNRSRSTLLAMLNPFNYVSMGTVLNWGRFSGDFRYKILKPMFVNFLMATNVFDMPAALFSYYLEFFDIERATPMKTWDQGTRRIYEAMSADFREKILLNCPVRKVYRGETGVKVEDAQGRTTTFDEVVFACNANQTLMMLDKPTRFETFLLSTIRYESELHNHTIVHSDASVLPENEARPLETRSNHIEQYGARPDNYEITYIMHNQQPWAHNSDKPCLVTYNPLKPVDEGKIIRKRWFQHIVHDVRHIALLVFLFRFIQGKRRSWHCGAHTLINSQETCFVTGLAAARQMGAGYPFEDPEARKWFNFYGQTLYGWRFRRI from the coding sequence ATGCCCAAGAGAATAGCCATCATCGGCGCCGGGATCTCCGGCCTGGGGGTCGCCTGGGCGCTGAACAGGCATCCGGACCGATTCGACTTTCGGCTCTACGAAGCCAACGACCGCATCGGCGGCAATGCGGTTACGGTCGACATGCCTCAGGCGGATGGGACTTCCATCCCCTTCGACATTTCGGTGACTGCCTGCATCCCCAGGGTGTATCACCACATCGTTCAATTCATGAAACAGCACCGGATCCAACTCATCGACACCAGGTTCAGCTACAGCGTGAAGTATCAGGATGAGATCTACGCCCACGATCTGGACACGACCATTCGGCGGAAGCTGCAGCCGGAGATCGTCAAGTTTCAAAAGGTGCTTGCATTTCTGAAGACCTTCAATTGGCTGAATCGCTCCAGGTCCACCCTTCTGGCCATGCTCAATCCCTTCAACTACGTGAGCATGGGGACCGTCCTCAACTGGGGAAGATTTTCCGGGGACTTCCGGTACAAGATCCTGAAACCCATGTTCGTGAATTTCCTGATGGCAACCAACGTGTTCGACATGCCGGCAGCGCTGTTCTCCTACTACCTGGAGTTTTTCGATATCGAGCGCGCCACCCCCATGAAGACCTGGGATCAGGGCACCCGGCGCATCTATGAGGCCATGTCAGCCGATTTCAGGGAGAAGATTCTGCTGAACTGCCCGGTGCGAAAAGTGTATCGAGGGGAGACGGGGGTAAAGGTGGAGGATGCGCAAGGCCGCACCACAACCTTCGATGAAGTGGTATTTGCCTGCAATGCCAATCAAACCCTGATGATGCTGGATAAGCCGACCCGGTTCGAAACCTTCCTCCTTTCGACCATACGTTACGAAAGCGAGCTTCATAACCATACGATCGTTCACTCGGATGCGTCGGTTCTGCCCGAGAACGAGGCCCGGCCGCTGGAAACCCGAAGCAACCACATCGAGCAATACGGAGCCAGGCCCGACAACTACGAAATCACCTACATCATGCACAACCAGCAGCCCTGGGCTCACAACTCGGACAAGCCCTGCCTGGTGACCTACAATCCCCTCAAGCCGGTGGATGAAGGGAAAATCATTCGGAAGCGGTGGTTTCAGCACATCGTTCACGATGTCCGGCATATTGCCCTGCTGGTGTTCTTGTTCCGGTTCATTCAAGGGAAGCGGAGATCCTGGCACTGCGGGGCCCACACGCTGATCAACAGCCAGGAAACCTGCTTCGTGACAGGTCTTGCCGCAGCCAGACAGATGGGCGCCGGTTATCCCTTCGAAGATCCCGAAGCCAGGAAGTGGTTCAATTTCTACGGTCAAACCCTGTACGGCTGGCGATTCAGGCGGATCTGA
- a CDS encoding type II toxin-antitoxin system VapB family antitoxin, protein MKTTVNIDDRLLEEAQRLTGLTSKSALIREGLGALNERESARRLARLVGTEPQLKSVPRRQVRLR, encoded by the coding sequence ATGAAAACTACCGTCAACATTGATGACCGCTTGCTGGAAGAAGCTCAACGCCTTACCGGCCTGACGAGCAAGTCGGCACTGATCCGGGAAGGGTTGGGTGCGCTCAATGAGCGTGAAAGCGCTCGGCGGTTGGCGCGTCTTGTCGGAACCGAGCCACAACTGAAATCGGTCCCGCGCCGGCAGGTTCGCTTGAGATGA
- a CDS encoding sodium/solute symporter (Members of the Solute:Sodium Symporter (SSS), TC 2.A.21 as described in tcdb.org, catalyze solute:Na+ symport. Known solutes for members of the family include sugars, amino acids, nucleosides, inositols, vitamins, urea or anions, depending on the system.) encodes MAPIDWIVVAAYLAVVAWLGTRLARRQTDTEAYFIGGRSIPWWAVGCSFFGTSISTATFIALPGQAYGGDWRPHLGNMMFPLAAIFIALVVIPFYRQRVRMSAYEFLEERFGYGARCYTSCFYLISRLFRSGLVLFLMAKAISAMTGWSPFTIVLVSGVIALVYTILGGLEAVIWTDVIQSVTLFGGGLFCLAMLWFGEDGSSQLLSVANESDKFRMVDWSLDLSEMTVLVTVAYGVFGFLSNYTVQQDAAQRYLASPSTREAQKAIWFGAIGCVVTWNLFMLIGSLLFSYYSLHPAELPAHIAASETEVFPWFVVTHIPAGMTGVILAGMCAAAMSSLDTMINSMAMVTVRDFYLHFRPKASDRSQLILGRAASAFWGLLGLGVGLVLLLGVEQALQFSFTVFSILGGGLFGMFLLAFFVKRAHALGVYVGLACGVLISAWTLIDQALAWAGAELGMAWAAQLAETLRYPFHPWLTLFLANLVSFTVGWAASLILPDIRKPRDSR; translated from the coding sequence ATGGCCCCTATTGACTGGATCGTGGTCGCAGCCTACCTGGCAGTGGTCGCCTGGCTGGGAACCCGCCTGGCCCGACGGCAGACCGACACCGAGGCCTACTTCATCGGCGGGCGGTCCATCCCCTGGTGGGCCGTCGGCTGCTCCTTCTTTGGAACCTCCATCAGCACTGCGACCTTCATTGCCCTACCGGGACAGGCCTACGGCGGTGACTGGCGACCCCATCTCGGCAACATGATGTTTCCGCTGGCCGCCATCTTCATTGCCCTGGTGGTGATCCCCTTCTACCGGCAGCGCGTCCGCATGAGCGCCTACGAGTTCCTGGAGGAGCGCTTCGGCTACGGCGCCCGCTGCTACACCTCCTGCTTCTACCTGATCAGCCGTCTGTTCCGCTCCGGACTGGTCCTGTTCCTGATGGCAAAGGCCATCAGCGCCATGACCGGATGGAGCCCCTTCACCATCGTGCTGGTCAGCGGCGTGATCGCCCTGGTCTACACCATACTGGGGGGTCTGGAGGCCGTGATCTGGACCGACGTGATCCAGTCGGTGACCCTGTTCGGCGGGGGACTCTTCTGTCTGGCCATGCTGTGGTTCGGAGAGGACGGAAGCTCCCAGCTTCTGAGTGTTGCCAATGAATCGGACAAGTTCAGGATGGTGGACTGGTCGCTGGATCTGAGCGAAATGACCGTGCTGGTCACCGTCGCCTACGGCGTCTTCGGCTTCCTCAGCAACTACACCGTCCAGCAAGATGCCGCCCAGCGGTACCTGGCTTCGCCTTCGACTCGCGAAGCCCAGAAAGCCATCTGGTTCGGAGCCATCGGTTGCGTGGTGACCTGGAACCTCTTCATGTTGATCGGCAGCTTACTTTTTTCCTATTACAGCTTGCACCCCGCCGAGCTGCCGGCCCACATCGCGGCCAGCGAGACCGAGGTGTTCCCCTGGTTCGTGGTGACCCACATTCCGGCGGGGATGACCGGGGTCATCCTGGCCGGCATGTGCGCCGCGGCCATGTCCAGCCTGGACACCATGATCAACAGCATGGCCATGGTCACGGTGCGGGACTTCTACCTCCACTTCCGGCCCAAGGCCAGCGACCGCTCCCAGTTGATCCTGGGCAGGGCCGCCTCGGCCTTTTGGGGGCTGCTCGGCCTGGGGGTGGGACTGGTGCTGCTGCTGGGCGTGGAGCAGGCGCTGCAGTTCAGCTTTACCGTCTTCTCGATTCTGGGCGGGGGTTTGTTCGGGATGTTCCTGCTGGCCTTCTTCGTGAAGCGGGCCCATGCCCTGGGGGTGTATGTCGGCCTGGCCTGCGGCGTGTTGATCTCGGCCTGGACCCTGATCGACCAGGCCCTTGCCTGGGCTGGCGCCGAGCTGGGAATGGCCTGGGCGGCCCAGCTCGCCGAGACCCTGCGCTACCCCTTCCATCCCTGGCTGACCCTCTTCCTGGCCAACCTGGTCTCCTTTACCGTCGGCTGGGCCGCCAGTCTGATCCTCCCGGACATCCGCAAGCCCCGGGATTCCAGATGA
- a CDS encoding helix-hairpin-helix domain-containing protein: protein MRKHTLTIVCLTLLLALASSAGPTQAEPIKSQANTPQKNGAGKMPSKAVDINTATEKQLSSLPGIGPRMAKRIIEARPFKSIQGLKRVKGIGDKKFERLKSHVVCEAKASQ from the coding sequence ATGAGAAAGCACACTTTGACGATCGTCTGTTTGACCTTGCTGCTCGCTCTGGCGAGCAGCGCCGGCCCGACTCAGGCGGAGCCGATCAAGAGTCAAGCCAACACGCCTCAGAAGAATGGGGCCGGGAAAATGCCTTCCAAGGCCGTCGACATCAACACGGCCACCGAAAAGCAACTGTCCTCGCTGCCCGGGATCGGGCCCCGAATGGCCAAGCGGATCATCGAGGCCCGGCCCTTCAAGTCGATTCAGGGGCTGAAGCGGGTGAAGGGCATCGGTGACAAGAAGTTCGAGCGGCTCAAGTCTCACGTGGTCTGCGAAGCCAAAGCGAGCCAATGA